One Salvia miltiorrhiza cultivar Shanhuang (shh) chromosome 6, IMPLAD_Smil_shh, whole genome shotgun sequence genomic window, AATTCTTGTGTTATATTGGATTGATTGCAGTTGTAGAATTTGGTACTACACAATGACAAACACATCCATTAACAAGAAAGTTGTGGCTTGGATGATTGAGGAAGTTATGCGTCAATTTTACAACCAACTAGTCGTCATTATAGAAGTAATCATTAGGCTGAAATCCCGAAAGAGAAAACGTGGCTGTGAGTCACAGCCTTACAGCTATATAGCTCAGATACCCGACCAAGTAAAGCACTTAAACCGATTAACTAATGTTAGTGATGTAGATTGTGTACTCAATCTAAGGATGGACCGCAACACATTCGGTCGATTATGTAACTTGTTAAAGCAACTAGGTTCTTTGGATGACAGTAGATATGTAAGTGTCGAAGAACAAGTGGCGACGTTCTTGTCAATCTTAGCACATCATAAGAAGAATAGGATTGTCCGTTTTGATTTTTGGAGATTGGGACAAACAATATCACATTACGTGCATACTGTCTTGAATGCCATTTTGAAGCTCCATGTACTCCTATTGGTGAAGCCACAACCCGTTTCCGAAGAATGTAATGACTCGAGGTGGAAGTGGTCTAAGGtacttataaattaaaataatgtaaCAAAATCTTATATGAATCCAATATGCTGCAATTTTTTGAATAATAGTTGACAACAACCTGTTTTGTCATGCCTTTAGGGATGCCTCGGTGCATTAGACAACACATATATTAGTGTGTTGGTGCCCAATATTGACAAGGCCAGGTATAGAACACGTAAGGGCCAGATCGCGACCAACATGCTAGGAGTATGTGATCGCAATATGAAGTTTGTGTATTCACTGCCGGGTTGGGAGGGCTCAGCTGCTGATTCACGCGTACTCCGGGATGCAGTCAACAGGCGACATGGATTTAGAGTCCCCCGCGGTACGTTTCTAAAGAGAAATTCTGTGGTTTTTTTCTTGTCAATATATGTTTAATCGGTGTTTGTATTGTTTAGGGAACTATTATTTGGTAGATTGTGGCTATGCAAACAGCGAAGGCTTTCTAGCACCGTATAAGGGAGTCCGTTACCATTTGAAGGAGTGGGGGCCTACTAATTCAAGGCCACAAAATGCTGAGGAGTTGTTTAACCTACGACATGCTAAGGCTCGGAATGTTATTGAGCGTGCATTTGGGATCATAAAGATGCGGTGGGCTGCACTGAGAAGTACAACTTATTATCCGATCAAAGTCCAAGTTAGGCTAATCATGGCGTGCGTTCTTCTTGAAAACTTCATTCGTTCCAACATGGCAGTTGATCCGATCGAGCAGCAGTACGATCTTCTTCTCCAAGACCTCGAGAACACCAATGACGACCAGGAGGATTTCGTTGACACAATTGAATCATCTCAATGGTGGAACGCGGACAGGGATGTCTTCGCTCAAACAATGTGGCAGCAATATTTACATGCTATGAATTAATGCATGTGTAGTGATTAACTCACAACCATCTATTTGAGTTGGAATTTAAGACCAATGTGTTTATGATCTATACTTTGAGGGATATCGATGCTCAGTCGTGGTATATCTACGATGACCAATGGAATGCAGCCCGCGACAAGTTCCTTCTTGAGTCGTTGATAGCAAAGAAGGACGGGTGTCAGCCCGTTCCGCCGTACAAGTCAGTCCACGCAAAATTATGCGTAATGAGCTCTCTCAACGAAGCTTTCAACACCACGTTTGAGATCGACGCTATTGAGGAAAGGATTGCCTTTCTTAAAGGGCGACATGCCACTTTCAAGCGCATATCTAAGAAtaattgtcgcagcccgacatctagccagtgatagcgtagattgggtatcgatacgactaaaaaaAATGATAGGGTAGAACAAGGGAATCTGAAAGACTCGTCAAGCGGAaactactaataattcaagttaaaacaaataaaatatcatcaaacttaatagaaacattatCGGCTTCATTCATTCAATTGTATCAAGGTTTTAGTCAAcaaaaacaaagggagtatagctaaatatttacaatgattcatattgttcagggtagcacagcatagcgtgatcagactatatgtatgaagacatatagctgagagtaacaatcctaattaagtttcaagaacatagtcttcaactattcGCACAACCGTATAGAAgtaaaatacggtactcaaaagggtcgtctatgaacaacagccctccagcgatttcccaatctctctccttgctcatcctgcacatttagaaatacatgcagggctgagtataaatactcagtggacataagccgaaaataaacaatctcgctcttagagctatacatttaacttgccatttatacatcacacaggggtttttctttaaaagaacctgtgtaagcaattgataaattataagcatcataaagtaatgaaaaatagactgcagtcataaatacttagcatgtagtaccacttctacaactcatcatcatcatcatggtactgagaagtaggcctccttctcaagcaccgtaaccggccgaccagacagtcggctcacagtcatttctgaccggccaacccggtatacagctcacggttacctctgtgtacacaatcccgcctttggcaggacccgaaatcgtttcatccgtagagggtaacgtacaggctcatcgtcatcaaaactcggcaagttaattagttcaaacatcagtttatctcaaatcatcttaaaaacttatagacatcatcataatcatcatttagaaagccagtaatagaggtattagaaaataatgcccacctggaaatcttagctttggtactagtacttcggagaaatcctacttatgcccttgactcgcgtcttcagatatcatcgttggcatagacgatcatgtaataaaataaacgtcaattagacaaatcctcactaggtttactattcttatctaagtaGTAGTCTTCCTTTGCTcccttgtaactaatcactcttcgtaACAAAACTCtcttataataaattctaaatattcatcatttttatttccAATGCATCACCAAATTTTAAGTCTAATTAGTTCATTAAGGAACGActcctaaatactcaaacccaTCTATCAATCACATACTAAAGTTGTGAGGTTATAACACATTCTTTAACAAATATCTGATAATTCGCATAATGCTTAATGACTTCACCATGTGGTTAAATCTCTCAAGAGAACCGAATTTGGTTAAGTACATTTATCTCGGAAAAGTATtacatctatatacatatataaacatatatatatactccattagcctttttatgaattactaaggtgtatagttatcaccattaacacatgcaatttactagATCAAAGTAGGTGTAATTAGTGAAAGACCGTACTTGAtttcatatactctgtcccaacttcaagtaataaactgctttacctcggaactctcctgggtttgggactcatatcatttgaaacctcttaacgtctagtttcatttaaaaaaaagtaggttgcaaaactctatgtggtttaggagatatgatcattttcctacagtctaccatattcgacagttttgtgcaactgaaagttttgattttagaaaaaatagtagatcttgtcaaaaagacttaaacttttatgggtagctagctaacatgttcatcttgttcatataaaaatttggaaaccataaactcacgaacaactactggaaaagtgattctagtatctgtttcttccacactttcggtagacagttgcagttggagactcataatttaaaaggttatcagacgatgttcaaatgacctcaaattttacatgaacgttcctaacacttatatatgtttaccataaaattttcaagatttttgggtatcaaaaaccccgtcgaaaacaatcaagtcagtagcttaaaagctagccaattaactcatcaactagtccatcctaaacgtatagccaagcatactctattttcttgtcaacccaattcatcataatcattatcaaacatttctaatcatcattttaatccatcaacaatcataacttcaatctcataggctTATTTCATACTCAAATCCTCACTCTCTTCATGAATCTTATCTTCCAATCATCACACAACCTAACACCTTTATATACCATATCTTAAAATCAAAACATGCTTTTCATTCAATGACCAAcaaataacatcttaatagaatgcatatactttccatcttaaagttagaagacgacaaaaattttaaaagacttccaaccctagtaatcttcgaaaattaccaATCTTAGATTAagagttgttttcatgctttgatcctccattttcatgctcataaagcttagatataagtaaattcatgtgtttagaagcttactctatgaGTTTGAAGAGAAAAGTATATAGCTCCTCCTTCTTGAAACCAAGCTTTCAATCACAATCTAGCTTTTGATTAATGGAGATATTGATGTTTCATGCTTGATTTTAGAGCTTTCTATGGTGTAGAATTGATCTATGGAGCTTTGGTTATGCCCAACAATGGAAGGTGttgatggagaaagagagagaaaagtgagaTGAAAGGGACGGCTGCTATGGtgaggatgaaagagaaaggtgttatacatatatatatataaccccatttacttagccatcaagtattggataaataacacatgcttaattatccacttgcataaaatatcttatccgttaacaaagtttatccacttgctttgactcctctctctctaagtAGGTtctgcaccagagcagagaaatgctcgccaaaggaatgcattctctgtctgggcagagggatggcttcccctctgtttgggcagacgaatggcAGAGGAAaaggcttcccctctgtctggcagaggaatgacttcccctctgtttgggcagacgaatggcagaggaatggcttcctctctgtctggcagaggaatgacttcccctctgtttgggcagacgaaggcagaggaatggcttcccctctgtctggcagaagaatgacttcccctctgtttgggcagacgaaggcagaggaatggctgcccctctgtctggcagaggaatgacttcccctctgtttgggcagacgaaggcagaggaatggcttcccctctgtctggcagaggaatgacttcccctctgtttgggcagacgaaggcagagaaatggcttcccctctgtctggcagaagaatgacttcccctctgtttgggcagacgaaggcagaggaatggcctcacctatggcattccataggaatcgcctcacctatggcaattccataggaatcgcctcacctatggcaattccataggaatcgcctcacctatggcaattccataggaatcgcctcacctatggcattccataggaatcgcctcacctttggcaattccataggaatcgcctcacctatggcattccagagcccgcatcccgagcagagctcgcaagccatAGCAAACTCCTAGGCCAAAACAGAACTCCAAGGCCAGAACTCGGCTAACATACTATCAAAAGAAATGACATCTTTAACCTCATCCTCGTTCAaccatcatctctatacatctttatgtcctcaaagtatttcattttttaatccCATCATCGAAAAATATAATAGCTCAACCATTagaaatctcatctcatcaataacttatttttatatctcagtaCTCTTAAAACAGAAGGTACttataataaggaaaaaaaatgcggggtgttacatcctaccctcCTTAAAacaaatttcgtcccgaaatttacgttatttaccttcgggaatgtaacaccccgtactttttcctatgttgtgagatagtgtcatAGCACTATAAAGAGTACTGAGATGACGAAAtacgagactattttttttatgagcagataagaccgattgtcttttaaatagtgatacgagtgaataaaccgatgatggagttagagtgatgagatttgagaaatgagttgagatagagatgctgattgaattgagctgagattttattttatttccaactaccgggaatagagttaccggataccgagttatcagagtttgactgtcctattaagaaaataggaatagtgagttggaaatagagttgaggaagaaagagtgagaaaccttgataaataaagtcggtctgagagacgtctagtttgtgtgtgtttgtcgactgctttgatgtgatgttatgtgaactTACGTGAGTGATttattatgtgattttgttacgtatgtcattatgagcgagttattatgatttttttttatttgagaccttagcacttggaatttggattaagtttccaaagcaagtgcggtttatttttaccgagaaatcgaatgatgccggtttatggaaatttttccaaagcaaaatatttttaaattatttttcctatgatgaggaatattataattgagtgagtgcactaatattggtgccataattatttatttggtcacatgaataattatgtcatggtattttattaatgagtaacatttccataattattgtgatttatATTTAaacacccttctcacactattattttaatttcttaagcatgtgactaaataccacaaattgagagagtgtagagattagagagggaatgtagagattagagagagagagagatcaagatTCCATAAGATCTCAAAATCttctttaaagatcacaagatcaaTTACAATCTTTccaaatattttctctctccctcactcaccATTTTCGGCCACCCctcttctccctcatctctcactttcctccattttcctccattgaagagACCTTTGGAGCTTCCAAAATTTATACCAAACACCTCAATTCACTCTAAAATATTCCATAAACACTTTCTAGCCACTTAtaatcaagagaatccttgaagaagagccccaaagttagagtgagaaagtgtgaacTTTGGTAAGAATTTGGGTAAGTGACCATGTTTTTCCTTAAATCTTGCTTGAAGGATGTTGTGTGtatgtattcttgaaagattgaagcaagaaaatcaccccctccctatttcttaaattttcaaaaaaagtgggtcttcaccccttcaaaaatttttctttttcttttcttgatttggagtgaaaaatgagatttacATGATGtgtgttgatgattgatgtgtgttgtgaaatatgtgccttgagatgtgaaacttcgatggagtttagtttacccaaaaatgggaacttttgagtcaatgatttaaatgatgaattgatgatgtaaatgagtccatgagatgtatatgatgatgattgatggagtattttgggtatatgatgtcaatggatgattttgatgtgagttagtttactaaaattagggatatgtgtatatatgcccttatatgtaaattgatggtttatatgtgtgattaattgattaaaaatgaaagatctatgaatagattaaagattcatatgtgtttataaaattttcaaagagttagtttaataaaaattaggacctTTTGATCTATGTGctattaagtgattttggcttaagatatatgtttttaagcatgatagtagtgtctttgtatcTTTGaataagtctattgtaggctaaataaaattttggcttagtttagtttgtatgagtttttgagttcttgtatgatgtgagtttgatgcttgataaaatgaggtcaaattgctctatgatcattatgtgaactTTTGCCATGTtttgttaagagttttatgttgatacatggattttcattaaaatatagtttacatgataaaaagagaatgaatatatgaataatgagttatatgatgtaaaagatcatatttgagtatttgagtattttcgagcatgaaattgaaaagagaatttgtttgatgcgttcgttgaaatgttttccatgagatttgagttgatgatgaaagaaaagagtcgagattgattACTATGAGTATTTGtgttgtacttgaatgtttttaagtgctttaaatgcttaaaatgagctttgatgagtttgctttgaataaatgttgagttgagcatgtttgcttgtgtgtatgatTCGGAGTCGTTTTTTCACGACGCACTGACATACTGTTTTAGAGaggtttttgatacccaaacaccctgaaaattttatgataggtatatttgagagtcttgagcataccggtaaactttcaagtcatttggacttcgtttactatttgtataaaatgcaaaaccaaaactgctacgttctgccgaattgttcggtgagtagctaATAGAGTTAccttttccagtagctttccttagcattctggaaccaaaatttttatggttgaggcctgagtgtcttagctaagtacccacaaaatttcagacctttttgacaacgtttactatttttcaaaaatcaaacttttcggttgctaaacactgccgaatatggtagactgtagtaaaacagtcatatctcctaacatacttggagtttttgatcctactttttttttaaatgaaactagactcaaagtggtttcttttggtatacgttacgactccaggggagttcggtacagagtctggtgaggttttaaagttgagtcagtgcagagtgaagtttgtttttgacttgtctatgtgtgtttttcatatgcttaagtgtttatatttgtctatgtgcttgattgctatgagtttgagccaaattgagagttaagtcgaaaataggacgtgtgaatccttagaagccgagtatacctagggattgagttttattgGGTATATAGATGTggagtgagaagttatagtttaagatgagattggatttagaaattgagtttctgactaaggtttgttttatcacatgaaccttcgatgacgatgacgatgtgatgatgatatatgaaggcccgagcgagacgaagaagtaagttgcctgattttcTTTCCAAgattagcgaaggacttcaggtgggcaatattttgagtatacatataacgtatgagctttctaaaatgatttgatgatgttatgagtttatcaaattatttgagataaatgatatttgagaactgtttgacttgccaatttttgatgttgagcttgtatgttaccctctactgatgagacgaattcggtcctgccacaagcgggattttgtgcacagaggtgactgtgagccgtcttcgggtcggccggtcacggtactcgagagggaggcctacttctcggtACCTTTGGTGATaaattgtagatgtggtacttacATGTTGAGTATTTTGATTGCGCAATCGTTCATTTGAATATTTATGATGCATATGTTTGAGATTCAGCTTTCACAGGTTTATTTATACTAAAATCCCTGTGATTTGCTTAAAactgtggcaagttcaatttatagctctaggagcacctttcttgtttttcggcgtttgctcactgagtattatgtactcacgccctgcatgtatttctaaatgtgcaggctaagcgaggagcgagattggtctggtgctagtgggggaaacgtttcaatcgatgtaATTATATTTCCGTATTGCCTTCATGTTAATAGAGTCTTGAGGATTgagatactttgttttcttttgaaatcaagcaatttactcacggttatgtgtcttcatacatataatcgatttgccttttgctgcgatactctgcatattatgcttccttatgaaaaatgagctatacccgctttgtttttgttcgtgaaattcctgataattaaaaagttataacgacgttgacgattttacccttgggttcatttatgatgatttccttaacaccttttgatgcgagcttccgcttgatgctTGGCCTATacatcttatcttttattctttaaaaatagtcgtatcgatactcgtaccccgctattactagcgtcgggatttcgggctgcgacagggtggtatcagagcaggtcatctgctctgagtctattgcttgactgagttgaacctttgattgcttctactcttttaaGATTGAgcactagtctaatttgaattcttaggctagtttgagagagtcagttcgaaacgaaaccccagcaccccatttCCTCCGGCTTAAcaaggtaagaggttgatgttgtttcttgtttcTTTCTTGTTGAGAGTTGAGTTTGGtttactaatgagttatgtactGTATGATGATCGAAAATAGACGGACCCGGCCATTGCAGCGTTATACTACTACCGATGGagtcgagacatgggtacctgttcccgaggtgccTGTTTATGGTCTGATGGTGGACACcgatgtcgaggatgagccgagcgacgatagcgTCTACCGACTGATCGACGAGTACGAGAGTTAGGAGTCAGAGCCGAGCAaggagacggagccgagtgaaGATATGGAGGTTGACGAGGCGACGAGTAGGATTTCAGGAGACGATGGCTAGTTAGcacgtgtatctagtagacacgtacatatgtatagatgcatagttgatatatacgtatatgtatatatataggtagagaggCATAGTATAGTGCGTAGTAGTAGATAGTGTATATCTATAGAcgcttagtacctatgatgcttgtatagctagagcatcattttagtgttaggacctttgtacataggatcctacttttgtaaaagacctcgagagagaggcagttttccttatatacagagatgttgatgattaatgagtttcactatctttatcagagctttgagaatgatgatgatgttgaggcttgatgataaatgagaaatagagattgatgagaattacgaacgatgatagacgagaaatagagtagacgagaatttttataattttgagaTCGCAcatgagatatagaagtgaagtgagaaaacgaggatttgtattttgtaacgacgaacggttagtttagaagtcgatagttatataactctttttcctttatagtacacctccgagaagaagagggaatcgaaggaacataaaccgagaagaagatgaagaagaggagcagagaaaccaaccgtggagataatacgacgagagttagagttt contains:
- the LOC130990772 gene encoding uncharacterized protein LOC130990772, giving the protein MLGVCDRNMKFVYSLPGWEGSAADSRVLRDAVNRRHGFRVPRGNYYLVDCGYANSEGFLAPYKGVRYHLKEWGPTNSRPQNAEELFNLRHAKARNVIERAFGIIKMRWAALRSTTYYPIKVQVRLIMACVLLENFIRSNMAVDPIEQQYDLLLQDLENTNDDQEDFVDTIESSQWWNADRDVFAQTMWQQYLHAMN